TTATTAATGGCACTAGTGGTTTGCAGTAGAAATTATATGCGATGTAACTTACAAGAGCATCACAATGCAATTGTACAAGCGCTTCAAAACCTCTTCActttgataaaattgaacATAACTGTTGAGCAACTCGGTGATTACAATGTAATATTGCCACTGCTTGAACCCCTGCAAATCCCACTTTGAGGTACATATAAGGAAAGACTCTCCTCATTACTAACCAACCTTCAACCTAGATAAATTGGTAACAATGGTTATTCGAAAAACGATGGAAAATGGAGAATAAAGGAAATATGGAGCTGTCAAATTCTTAtggtttttataaaaatggtCGTAGGGTTTCATTCGTAAAAGCCACTAGTGAACAATCGTTGGACGAAGCCacttttattgaaaaaggatCGGCACAAGCATTTTATCATTcgttatttgaaaatgatagGGATAATTCGCATACTATGAACAGCAAGAGGGACGAAGCTGGTTTTGCTTGTGAAGTGTGTCAAATATACATTCcaaatagcaaaaaaattaatcattttaaatcaatGACTCACCTTCTTTCTTCACAACatatttcaaacaaatttcaaccccatttattaaaaccaaaaagCCTTGGTTATCGAGTTCTTTCTCAGTATGGTTGGTCTCCCCAAGGAGATACTGCTGGATTGGGTTTGGAAAATCAGGGTCGTCGTGCCCCGGTTAGAGCATTTCgtgtaaaaaatgatacGATTGGACTCGGTACCAAGATTGATTTGGAGAAAGTTGcagtaaataaatgtcGCAAAGGCAAGCGTCAGTGCCAAATCCAACACTCAAAGGATGTACGCCTTAAAGAAGCTTTaattaaacatttttcGTCTAATTGAGTTTATCCTTCTTGCATATGTCCAAACGTCATTAACAATTTTAAGTGTGCTAAATTTGTCCCATTGAATGTACATATTTTATAGTGTTTAGTCGATTGGTTATAAATCTATAGTGTTCAGTTAAAACACAATTggatgtttttttttcatgagGTTTTGTTGTGGAAACACATTAATTAAGGATAGCATCACCCTCTTTTCttatgaaatattttttcttttagtCTTTGTAACATGGAGGGCTGCctgttttgaaattttgattgTTGAGGTACAAACCGCCGAGTAagcaaattaaatatacCCCCAAATGTAAGCGCTATAACTGTTGAAGTAAATATGATTACGTTATACGGCATACTAAAATCTGGTGTAGGAATGAACATTAGAAGCGCAGCAGTTCGTAGGCTACAAAGCTTGGTATTGTTTTCATCAAACACGCTGATTATTGCTGGAGGAAGATTGTAACCACGATTTGCATCGGGAGGATATTCGTCTAGGCGTAAGGGTGTTTTTTCTACATTAAAATGAACAATCAGATTTGTATGTGGAGGTATTGAAAACTGGATTTCCATCATCGTGCCTGCCTTGCGATCTCTTAACGGTTGataatacaatttttcaataaaatcttTAGTATTAATACGTGTTCCATTCAAAGTGATAGTTAAAGTATGTAAGTACACGCGCACGAACcaaggaaatttttcaaaataaacaatagtTCGAGGAGAAGATGAGGGATTGTAAATTGTAGAAGACAAACTTCCCCAATGGTTGCCATCGTTCGAAAGGGAACGATCAACAGTGACTGTATGATTATCGGAAGTAGATTGAATAGGGATTTGAATATTTGCAGCTTCGTCTAAACTAAAAGTGTCAATTTTATCGCcatttgaaacaaaaacgtCAGAAAAAGTTGAGGAAAGTAGACATCTTTCCTTAGGCACtttatgaaaaagatcATCCACGGTATGATGTTCGGTTGAATAACCAGACATTAGACAATGCAGAGAATCCATATCCTCATCATGGCAATATTCAGAAGGAGGTTGAAAAGTTGTTTTGCCCTTTCTCCTTCCGTTCCTTTCTACATCTACCACCGCTTGAATTATAATGCCCATCTTGACTGAAGCAAGAGACTGATTTTCTGAAGGATAAACATCTATGGAAAAGGAGTGCCAATCCGtatcaaaaaacaaatggcTATCCAATAGACTGGCAATTCCTGCTTTTCTCTTACAAGGGAGAAGCTTGAAAAGCGGAGATAAGTTTTCAGTACAGACATCTTCTTGAGGGAGCGAAGCAAAATATTGAGTGTTATTGGAAAACGAAAAGGAGCCTGGATATGAAAGTTGTGGTTGATAAGTGTTGGAACTATCAATATAATTTAGTGAAGCACAAAGTAAGCCAGAAAGTTGGTTAGTCAATTTCAACCAATACTTCATGCTGGGATCATTCGCCATGAAAGCCCAAACTTCAAAACCCAATCCACCCGAATAAAAACCATTGTCGGGAGACTCTTTCCAATTTTCATAGTCCCATCGACCACGGGTTGCTCGAATATGTAGCTCTGAAACCTGACATTCGTCCATTACTCGGGCTATAGATAAAGGAAACAAAGAGAAGCTTGATTCGGAGAATACTGAAGAATGTGTACTGTCAGTTGATGCACCGATTTCAAATGCGAATGAAACATATGAGTAGCGACTTGAAAAGCTCTTTATGAATAGAGATTCATCATAAGTCTCGTCTATAGTTGCTGCCGTTaatgaaaaggaaagcaAGCTGTAAgcaaataataataaacatccgttttttttcatatctAACAAAGAAACCTGacaatttaaaagtatttgagtataataaatgaaaattagAAAACTAATGCGATACGATGTATTGTGACCAAATGAGAACCTAacaattgattttctttcgAATAGAAGGATCTTTTAAGAGAAATAGGAAACAGTTAATGGACAAACTGATCTCGATGTGAATTTAAGTAGTACTTTTCGAAGTTATTCGTGAATCAGATTTAACTTTCATGAGTACAATCACAGTAC
This region of Schizosaccharomyces pombe strain 972h- genome assembly, chromosome: II genomic DNA includes:
- a CDS encoding G-patch type RNA-binding protein (RNA-binding protein, G-patch type, human GPANK1 ortholog), which translates into the protein MENKGNMELSNSYGFYKNGRRVSFVKATSEQSLDEATFIEKGSAQAFYHSLFENDRDNSHTMNSKRDEAGFACEVCQIYIPNSKKINHFKSMTHLLSSQHISNKFQPHLLKPKSLGYRVLSQYGWSPQGDTAGLGLENQGRRAPVRAFRVKNDTIGLGTKIDLEKVAVNKCRKGKRQCQIQHSKDVRLKEALIKHFSSN
- the gpi16 gene encoding pig-T family GPI synthesis protein yields the protein MKKNGCLLLFAYSLLSFSLTAATIDETYDESLFIKSFSSRYSYVSFAFEIGASTDSTHSSVFSESSFSLFPLSIARVMDECQVSELHIRATRGRWDYENWKESPDNGFYSGGLGFEVWAFMANDPSMKYWLKLTNQLSGLLCASLNYIDSSNTYQPQLSYPGSFSFSNNTQYFASLPQEDVCTENLSPLFKLLPCKRKAGIASLLDSHLFFDTDWHSFSIDVYPSENQSLASVKMGIIIQAVVDVERNGRRKGKTTFQPPSEYCHDEDMDSLHCLMSGYSTEHHTVDDLFHKVPKERCLLSSTFSDVFVSNGDKIDTFSLDEAANIQIPIQSTSDNHTVTVDRSLSNDGNHWGSLSSTIYNPSSSPRTIVYFEKFPWFVRVYLHTLTITLNGTRINTKDFIEKLYYQPLRDRKAGTMMEIQFSIPPHTNLIVHFNVEKTPLRLDEYPPDANRGYNLPPAIISVFDENNTKLCSLRTAALLMFIPTPDFSMPYNVIIFTSTVIALTFGGIFNLLTRRFVPQQSKFQNRQPSMLQRLKEKIFHKKRG